In the genome of Saprospira sp. CCB-QB6, one region contains:
- a CDS encoding RHS repeat protein: protein MKIQSIHKAILVILICLLGQMAAKAQTSSLSNELHGTQITNTAQIGTEDIWYTYMQANSDWEDLGLGATAFDQSKRFTNVKADAFVNLKWEGSDGIVFPHDWTYEVVVKIYSWAANGDPLPTTLETLTINYEPGHNQVFTDQAGVRVPNAHKVVAQIQSIAYAERGGTLQQEPSVRVDFFEDLYLETRVEIERYFSLDLGASFALTRQSLDLTKRQTTYVWPFLEGATSYDFEWMHISDQLIGGDIRDYVEAYGWEKASRVNLKGNRYTLELPYESGALFFRVRAVGQSTTKKQAVYTAWMEGPFIFVHDNGDIPPYDGSTNGSAAKNWLYSAAYAENGKRTELLSFADGTGRLRQSVTKDNDTKVALIGETVYDFEGRQALAIAASPSPDLSSELKYYENYNISAQTNKPYSAVDFDLDQHYSGSAPALLATTSGTAQYYSANQAHANNELGAYTPDGEGALYAQSVFDNQGRIKESYGVGKTYNKDGGHGVKYIYGTVDQRELDKLFGAEVGYSEHYRKTAVIDQNGQVSVSYETLSGQVIATALVGGAPEHNGTAMLDDLNLANYHYASYLNQVETIDLDLQQHNRQEIDGDDVVWRSSRPFTPLSLNETYTFEYTFNPGEFSSPCLTGDCEYELQIKLYDDASNEYILANTTAGVSNVNLGGQTAVVLSDMNALSSINSTTVTFTITTGTDFPIGSYLIEKSVRLVNVSTQLADFRTELEQQYQEYQDYIAGGQQGVDPTTDDCIDFSQYEVVVDLGCNETIESNLSSSDIYCEATYNILAADMSPEGQYFDNLAINSTNTANNFWLTHNLTTGAGNYDFDYIDPTTGTLTSAQNWNEVRDNWQAGWEDILVTEHPEYCIYEAFCAENSPYVLARDYAYGTAGFMTMTEAEAQAAGILDANGDWLSPVACQQMRSNDWESHPLFVGDPIIDPNQFDLGPYDLVTEIGSELCNYGGSGQTLWEVAEGIAAADPDVTAWEIFKQHYRQIRDKEIDNYFAATAANCSFLSDDDSELGLASHQYSTSSFYVIRIPQRGSQEANVAGAFTNTDGSLNIDAVNDYANANAVLPACGYLSAELVISESLTNASGSYTLFIEKGVTSPQVYDLSSAFDVYYSAGTYWDRIPTIQANLDAQLSSINTANNFNIQATVREGGTSDEIVVEVRVPATESIYDPSTGTVSNQASEYVTLNLALDRYYSGSLQTIVTENFIEVSCNDQATTIEVCFCEGINDLLTTVGDGTPSNTAVGNLLNEANSSLALDGTPPYTAVANLLNEANPGLALDGDIVECWSNYCESEAPVGGFTDIEDYQAFIDLLTTGGTYNSCTIAAVPEELQCWADDETISCEEQEAALSTHYTNLAVEAAIDEKIRALRSQLLAECAAVEDRMTMTSTNRTYHYTLYYYDAVGNLERTIPPAGVHFLDPANYPAVDAARANASTLTANCLPEHSMPSHYVYNAYNQVVSNSSPDEGVVQLYYDKLGRPIFSQDAQQEIDGKASYIIYDDLGRTVETGVVEESIGKSIADYITQEWLTDQNEIYNQNFPNYYVTYKGWQKTEVRKIYFDEPLATTLVSSLDGQQQHLRNRVSARQYLPDGVNIEEEELYSYDVMGNVTNFGQYYSYLAYSTVKNWEYDFDLISGAVHEVNYQKGKKDELSFRYSYDANNRLKKAYSSVNGFIWNEETSYEYYLHGPLRRVELGEHKVQGLDYVYTLNGQLKSMNGNALSVVDPSSGQRRDPGRDGQALSDIHQIADIHARVAEDVFSYGVHYHQNDYQAISTTANGQRAAMLNLPTDYEQELFNGNISSVVLSMTAPEYVSGQQEAMDVIWKSYRYDQLNRLTAVRNATATAASLSTNAPWSANPTSMKWATNYSFDANGNLLSLERYEGNAQLIDDFRYHYQSVNGGGTVNSLDFKNNQLLKIEDGVSTQLIDGELYGSTTENYEYDANGSLLSNKREDVEQLHWTPSGKLAKVDYTTASGKADVSYRYGLDGHRTLKIIQAENADYWQYTVYLRGASGALEATYEYEAKPTWTPYSTVTTEIATAVYLRTQELGVATLRREGIAFYSDIDSAAPVQYQNERGYHRYALSNFRGDLRMEISDIKLPMGTDLTVATYYLADVLSATDAYAYGWEMPGRNFPGAIPPEYGHNGMRKSPEIGSGHHTTYFRELDGRMGRWWSTDPITFPHQSPYNTFDGNPIYYTDASGASVVSPGLECPTWSESSITESEYKVAVSTEISSTSFSKSYVAEVAAGAGPPVKGVLGAQLKLKVGLSHKKKIPFHVSGTISAGLRGENVQGVMDLSMSVYSGGLGTSEQQPIGMDATLAFHGTFGSDMGTGDVMDIYTLNNMTASAIPNQQRYSATFGHMWTYNTAISELTNQGIIGARIGNFSFYANNDMKLFSLLGLAISRLEKMGILNKGDLDWIASQTDWGWTGGLILIARIRGRIYEGGYQSFTGKFEIDIERNKRKLIIDPITGKIMFSQTPYHQSLNLASTFIRTNGVTVDILTDGWFQHFIHTYVVKTPLFEYNRRGVIISADHTANMHP, encoded by the coding sequence ATGAAAATACAAAGTATACATAAAGCCATTTTAGTGATTTTGATTTGTCTTTTAGGGCAAATGGCAGCTAAAGCACAGACCTCATCATTATCCAATGAGTTGCATGGTACACAAATAACAAATACGGCTCAAATAGGAACCGAAGATATTTGGTATACCTACATGCAGGCCAACTCAGATTGGGAGGATTTGGGGCTAGGAGCTACTGCTTTTGATCAATCAAAGCGATTTACCAATGTAAAGGCTGATGCATTTGTGAATCTGAAGTGGGAAGGAAGCGATGGAATTGTATTTCCTCATGATTGGACCTATGAGGTAGTTGTGAAAATCTATAGTTGGGCCGCAAATGGAGATCCGTTGCCCACAACACTAGAGACGTTGACGATTAACTATGAGCCTGGACATAATCAAGTGTTTACAGATCAGGCTGGTGTTCGAGTGCCTAATGCTCATAAAGTAGTGGCTCAGATACAATCTATTGCTTATGCAGAACGAGGAGGGACGCTTCAGCAAGAGCCCTCGGTTCGAGTTGATTTTTTTGAAGATCTCTACTTGGAAACGAGAGTAGAGATTGAACGCTATTTCAGCTTAGATTTAGGGGCAAGTTTTGCCTTAACTCGTCAATCTTTAGACCTTACTAAACGACAAACAACTTATGTTTGGCCTTTTTTAGAAGGGGCGACTTCTTATGATTTTGAATGGATGCATATCTCTGATCAGTTGATTGGTGGTGACATCAGAGATTACGTGGAAGCATATGGTTGGGAAAAGGCTAGCCGAGTAAATTTGAAAGGAAATCGCTATACCTTGGAACTCCCTTATGAGTCAGGAGCGCTTTTCTTTAGAGTGCGAGCGGTTGGTCAATCTACAACAAAAAAGCAAGCAGTTTATACTGCTTGGATGGAAGGACCTTTTATTTTTGTACACGATAATGGAGATATTCCTCCTTATGATGGAAGCACAAATGGTTCGGCAGCAAAAAACTGGCTATATTCGGCAGCTTATGCTGAAAATGGAAAGCGGACAGAGCTTTTGAGCTTTGCAGATGGAACAGGACGTTTACGACAATCTGTAACTAAAGATAATGATACAAAAGTAGCACTAATTGGAGAAACGGTTTATGATTTTGAGGGACGTCAAGCTTTGGCTATAGCGGCTAGTCCCAGCCCGGATCTTTCTAGTGAATTAAAGTATTATGAAAATTATAATATATCTGCTCAGACGAATAAGCCTTATTCGGCAGTAGATTTTGATTTGGACCAACATTATAGTGGTTCTGCTCCGGCCTTATTGGCAACGACTTCTGGTACAGCTCAGTATTATTCTGCCAATCAAGCTCATGCCAATAATGAATTAGGGGCCTATACTCCCGATGGAGAGGGGGCGCTTTATGCTCAATCTGTTTTTGATAATCAGGGCCGGATAAAAGAGAGTTATGGAGTAGGAAAAACGTATAACAAAGATGGCGGTCATGGAGTTAAATATATTTATGGAACGGTTGACCAAAGAGAGTTAGATAAACTATTTGGTGCCGAGGTGGGCTATAGCGAGCATTATCGAAAGACCGCAGTTATTGACCAAAATGGTCAAGTTTCTGTTTCTTATGAGACGCTTTCTGGGCAAGTTATTGCAACTGCATTAGTAGGTGGTGCTCCAGAGCATAATGGGACCGCCATGCTAGATGATTTAAATTTAGCTAATTATCATTATGCGAGCTACCTCAATCAGGTTGAAACCATCGATCTTGATCTACAACAGCATAATAGACAAGAAATAGATGGAGATGATGTTGTATGGCGATCTAGTCGACCATTTACGCCCTTGAGTCTCAATGAGACTTACACTTTTGAATATACTTTTAATCCTGGAGAATTTAGCTCGCCCTGTCTTACAGGAGATTGCGAGTATGAATTACAGATTAAGTTGTATGATGATGCTTCGAATGAGTATATATTGGCTAATACTACAGCAGGGGTAAGTAATGTTAATTTAGGAGGGCAAACGGCTGTAGTGTTGAGTGACATGAATGCACTTTCGTCAATAAATAGCACAACAGTTACTTTTACGATTACTACTGGAACAGACTTCCCAATAGGAAGTTACCTTATTGAGAAATCAGTTCGCCTAGTAAATGTGAGTACTCAACTGGCTGACTTTAGAACAGAATTAGAGCAGCAATATCAAGAGTATCAGGATTATATAGCTGGAGGCCAACAAGGTGTAGATCCTACTACAGATGACTGTATTGATTTTAGTCAATATGAAGTTGTAGTTGATTTAGGCTGTAATGAGACCATAGAAAGTAATTTGTCATCATCAGATATCTATTGTGAGGCAACATATAACATCTTGGCTGCAGATATGAGCCCTGAGGGACAGTATTTTGATAATTTAGCCATTAACAGCACTAATACAGCGAATAATTTTTGGCTAACACATAACTTAACTACTGGAGCGGGAAATTATGACTTTGACTATATAGACCCCACTACAGGAACATTAACCTCAGCACAAAACTGGAATGAGGTACGAGATAATTGGCAAGCTGGCTGGGAAGATATTTTAGTTACAGAACATCCAGAGTACTGTATTTATGAGGCTTTTTGTGCTGAAAACTCACCTTATGTATTGGCGAGAGACTATGCTTATGGTACAGCTGGTTTTATGACAATGACAGAAGCAGAGGCACAGGCTGCAGGGATTCTAGATGCTAATGGTGATTGGTTAAGTCCAGTAGCTTGTCAACAAATGAGAAGTAACGATTGGGAAAGCCACCCTCTTTTTGTAGGAGATCCTATTATAGACCCAAATCAATTTGATTTAGGGCCATATGACCTTGTTACTGAAATTGGATCAGAGCTCTGTAATTATGGTGGATCTGGGCAAACGCTTTGGGAGGTTGCAGAAGGAATTGCTGCAGCAGATCCAGATGTTACAGCTTGGGAAATCTTTAAACAACATTACCGTCAAATTAGAGATAAGGAGATTGATAACTACTTTGCAGCAACTGCAGCTAATTGCTCGTTTTTGTCTGATGATGACAGTGAGCTAGGTTTAGCCTCTCATCAGTATTCTACAAGTTCTTTTTACGTAATTAGAATTCCTCAAAGAGGAAGTCAAGAGGCAAATGTAGCAGGAGCATTTACAAATACTGATGGTAGCTTAAACATTGATGCAGTTAATGATTATGCAAATGCTAATGCAGTATTACCTGCTTGTGGTTATTTAAGTGCAGAGTTAGTCATCTCAGAATCCTTAACAAATGCCTCAGGTTCATATACCCTTTTTATTGAAAAAGGAGTGACTAGCCCGCAAGTTTATGATTTGTCTTCAGCCTTTGATGTTTATTATTCAGCAGGAACCTATTGGGATAGAATTCCGACCATTCAGGCAAATCTGGATGCTCAGCTGTCTAGTATAAATACAGCCAATAACTTTAATATACAAGCAACAGTAAGAGAAGGAGGAACCTCTGATGAAATTGTAGTTGAAGTGAGAGTTCCTGCTACAGAATCTATTTATGACCCATCAACAGGGACCGTTTCTAATCAAGCTAGTGAGTATGTTACCTTAAATTTGGCACTAGATAGATATTATTCTGGCAGTCTTCAGACTATTGTTACCGAAAACTTTATAGAAGTTAGTTGTAATGATCAAGCAACAACCATAGAAGTATGTTTTTGTGAGGGAATCAATGATCTATTAACGACAGTGGGGGATGGAACACCTTCTAATACTGCTGTAGGAAATTTGCTCAATGAAGCTAATTCTAGTTTAGCTTTGGATGGAACACCTCCTTATACTGCTGTTGCCAATTTACTCAATGAGGCTAATCCTGGTTTAGCTTTGGATGGAGATATAGTGGAGTGTTGGTCAAATTATTGTGAATCAGAAGCACCAGTAGGTGGATTCACAGATATAGAAGATTATCAGGCATTTATTGATTTATTAACGACAGGAGGAACTTATAATTCTTGCACAATTGCAGCTGTACCAGAAGAACTTCAATGTTGGGCAGATGATGAAACTATATCTTGTGAAGAACAAGAAGCTGCTCTCTCTACACATTATACAAATCTAGCCGTAGAAGCTGCTATTGATGAAAAAATTAGAGCGCTTCGTAGTCAATTACTTGCGGAATGTGCTGCAGTAGAAGATCGGATGACCATGACTTCTACAAATAGAACTTACCATTATACACTGTATTATTATGATGCTGTAGGGAATTTGGAGCGAACCATTCCTCCTGCAGGAGTTCACTTTTTAGACCCTGCTAATTATCCCGCCGTAGATGCTGCACGGGCTAATGCAAGTACGCTTACAGCGAACTGCTTGCCTGAGCATAGTATGCCTTCTCATTATGTATACAATGCATATAATCAGGTGGTTAGTAATAGTTCTCCAGATGAAGGAGTAGTGCAGCTTTATTACGATAAATTAGGCCGTCCAATTTTTTCTCAAGATGCCCAACAAGAAATTGATGGCAAGGCTTCTTATATCATTTATGATGATTTAGGGCGGACTGTAGAAACAGGAGTTGTAGAGGAGTCTATTGGAAAGTCTATAGCAGATTATATAACTCAAGAGTGGTTAACCGACCAAAATGAAATCTACAATCAAAATTTCCCCAATTACTATGTAACCTATAAAGGTTGGCAAAAAACAGAGGTACGTAAAATCTATTTTGATGAGCCTCTAGCAACTACTCTAGTCAGTAGTTTAGATGGCCAACAACAGCATTTAAGAAACAGAGTAAGTGCCCGACAGTATTTGCCTGATGGGGTAAATATTGAAGAGGAAGAGCTGTATAGCTATGATGTGATGGGGAATGTCACAAATTTTGGACAGTATTATAGCTACTTGGCTTATTCAACAGTGAAAAACTGGGAGTACGATTTTGATCTTATTTCTGGAGCTGTTCATGAAGTAAATTATCAGAAAGGGAAGAAAGATGAGCTTTCTTTCCGCTATAGCTATGATGCAAATAACCGCCTCAAAAAAGCCTATTCTTCCGTTAATGGATTTATTTGGAATGAGGAGACTAGCTATGAATATTATTTACATGGTCCATTAAGACGGGTAGAGTTAGGCGAACATAAAGTACAGGGCTTAGATTATGTCTATACACTAAATGGACAACTAAAGTCAATGAATGGAAATGCTTTGTCTGTGGTTGATCCCAGTTCGGGGCAAAGACGAGACCCCGGTAGAGATGGCCAAGCTCTAAGTGATATTCATCAAATTGCAGATATACATGCCCGAGTGGCAGAAGATGTCTTTTCTTATGGCGTACATTACCATCAGAATGATTATCAGGCAATATCAACTACCGCAAACGGACAAAGAGCAGCTATGCTCAACTTACCCACTGATTATGAGCAAGAACTCTTTAATGGAAACATTAGTTCTGTAGTGTTGTCTATGACTGCCCCTGAATATGTGAGTGGGCAGCAGGAGGCTATGGATGTCATCTGGAAGAGCTACCGTTATGATCAATTGAATCGGTTGACTGCTGTTCGCAATGCTACTGCTACTGCCGCTAGTCTATCGACGAATGCACCTTGGTCTGCTAACCCCACAAGTATGAAATGGGCTACTAATTATAGCTTTGATGCTAATGGGAACTTACTTAGCTTGGAGCGCTATGAAGGCAATGCCCAGTTGATTGATGATTTTAGATATCACTATCAATCAGTTAATGGGGGGGGGACCGTTAATTCACTAGATTTCAAAAATAACCAGCTATTAAAAATTGAAGATGGCGTTAGTACTCAGTTGATAGATGGAGAACTATATGGATCGACCACAGAAAACTATGAGTATGATGCTAATGGCTCTTTGCTATCCAACAAACGAGAAGATGTAGAACAGTTGCATTGGACGCCTTCAGGTAAGTTAGCAAAGGTAGATTATACTACAGCTAGTGGCAAGGCCGATGTGTCTTATCGCTATGGCCTAGATGGCCATCGAACACTTAAGATTATACAAGCTGAAAATGCTGATTACTGGCAGTATACCGTTTACCTAAGAGGTGCTTCAGGGGCATTGGAAGCTACTTATGAGTATGAAGCCAAACCCACTTGGACGCCCTACTCAACAGTGACGACAGAGATTGCGACAGCAGTTTATTTGCGTACGCAAGAACTGGGCGTGGCGACATTGAGAAGAGAAGGCATAGCGTTTTATAGTGATATAGATAGCGCAGCTCCTGTACAGTATCAAAACGAAAGAGGCTATCATCGTTATGCGCTAAGCAATTTCCGAGGAGATTTGCGGATGGAAATTAGCGATATTAAGCTTCCAATGGGAACAGACTTAACAGTAGCAACTTACTATCTTGCAGATGTATTATCGGCTACAGATGCTTATGCCTACGGTTGGGAAATGCCTGGCCGGAACTTTCCTGGGGCTATTCCTCCAGAATATGGCCATAATGGAATGCGCAAAAGCCCAGAAATTGGCTCAGGGCATCATACTACATACTTTAGAGAGCTAGATGGGCGGATGGGCCGCTGGTGGTCTACGGACCCCATTACCTTCCCACATCAATCGCCCTATAATACCTTTGATGGAAATCCGATTTATTATACGGATGCTTCTGGGGCAAGTGTAGTTAGTCCTGGTCTAGAATGTCCCACTTGGAGTGAATCTAGTATAACGGAATCTGAATATAAAGTTGCTGTATCAACGGAAATTAGCTCTACCTCTTTTTCGAAGAGTTATGTGGCAGAAGTGGCTGCTGGAGCTGGCCCTCCTGTTAAGGGGGTATTAGGAGCTCAATTAAAACTAAAGGTAGGACTTAGCCACAAAAAGAAAATACCATTCCATGTTAGTGGAACCATAAGCGCTGGTTTACGAGGAGAAAACGTGCAGGGAGTTATGGATTTGTCAATGAGTGTGTATTCCGGAGGGTTGGGAACTTCTGAACAGCAACCTATTGGAATGGATGCAACATTAGCGTTTCATGGAACTTTTGGTAGTGATATGGGGACGGGAGACGTAATGGATATTTATACATTGAACAATATGACAGCGTCTGCAATTCCAAATCAACAGCGTTATTCAGCTACTTTTGGACATATGTGGACTTATAATACAGCTATTAGCGAGCTTACCAATCAGGGGATTATTGGAGCTAGAATTGGAAATTTCTCTTTTTATGCCAATAATGACATGAAGCTCTTTTCATTACTTGGTCTTGCCATATCAAGATTGGAAAAAATGGGTATATTGAACAAAGGAGATTTAGACTGGATAGCCAGTCAGACAGATTGGGGCTGGACTGGAGGACTGATCCTTATAGCAAGGATTCGGGGAAGGATATATGAAGGAGGATATCAAAGCTTTACTGGAAAGTTTGAGATAGATATTGAACGAAACAAAAGAAAACTAATTATAGACCCAATTACAGGGAAAATTATGTTTAGTCAAACACCATATCATCAATCTCTAAATCTAGCTTCGACCTTTATTCGAACTAATGGCGTTACTGTAGATATACTCACAGATGGTTGGTTCCAACACTTTATTCATACATATGTAGTGAAGACACCATTGTTTGAATACAACCGACGTGGTGTAATAATATCTGCTGACCATACCGCTAATATGCATCCCTAA